CACTCCCATGGAGGCCACACCCACCCCACTCTTTGCTGTGCCGTAAGCCGCACCCATGCCTGTGCAATCGCAATCATTTGAATCAGAAAGATCGAATCTTTgcgaaaataaaattgaaattgaaagggTTTGAGAAATTGGAGTTACAGGAGAAGACGAGAGCTGCGGCGGCTCCGAGGAAGCCGAAGAAAGGAGCGGTTTCGTCGCCGCTGAAGGTAGAAGAAGCCATGTCTGTGTGGGTTTGGTTGCGGGGATTGGTTGTGTGCGCGAATCTGGGGTTTGGATGAAGAAGATAAAGCTCTATTGTTGTTTAATGTATGAAATTCTGTGGCTTCTGGATTTTTATGAGAGAGAGCGAGGAGAGAGATAGTTGAATCGGAAGAGGacggttgattttgatttagAGTGGCTCACGGCTTGcggtcaaatttttttttttttttttgggcacgTTTTCAACTAACATTTTAATCGCACGatccggaaaaaaaaaaaaaaaaagatttaaacgTTAGTTGATTTATTTAACTTTATTGGGAGAAAATAAATCACAGCTGATTTATTTAAATTCTCTAcaatttccttttaaaaaaaaaaactttttttaacAACTAAAGTGGAACCAATTAGTTGGAAAAggagcaaccaaaaaaaaaaaaaaaaagggaaccAATTAACTTTTAATCTAATGATATTTCTTGATTTAAAAAATCTAGTTGTATTTATCTCGATTTTATTGAATGAAGTTTTATGTTCAACTGTTATGGTTGACgatcataatatatatttgaaatgaGTTCTATACTTAATCGTGGCTAACTCTTATTATAGTAGTGTAATTTTGTTATTGATGTTATGTTATGTATTGACTCGTTGTAAAAGTAATTTGTAAATAGttgtttgtaaaaaaaaaaagtgaaaataaaattatttgcaCTTACCCGCCTCTCACTCAGGTCTAGTAGAAGTTCGTGGGCCTATGGTTTGTGGATAGGGCCGTGGATAAAGAGGTAGAATTGGACAATTTTAGTCCAGTCCAATCCCAGCTTAAACCCAATTGACTGCgaatggaagaaaataaaactggCCACGTTGGTTTCCTTGTGTTAAAAGCTCTCTCCCCACCACCACAACTTTATACACAAATTATCTCTCACCATCTCCCGTTCAAAACTATATCACCAAGCACCATCCCTGATtaaactttttctttatgaTTAAAATGAGGCTTTGTTTATAAAGTTTTTTGGGCCTTTCTTTTGttgctttcttctttattAGTCATGTCCCACTCTTTTCTCCAGTTTTATTTTAGTTGGGGTAGACGGAGGCCATAATGAGAAGTTTAAAGTGAAAAAGACTATTTTATAAGGCCAATTCtaccattaaaatatttaagtcCCATAATTTCTTTACATTTGTTGATGGTAAGATCAGTGGCAGAGCCAACTAAGGACCAGGGTGGGCCCAggctctctctcaatttttttattttctcatatttttacATGTCTAAGTAGGGTATCTTAATATTGGGATTTATGAacattttttgtatttcttctctctgttgAAGTATAAATTGTTaaattttgagtctttaatAGTGTAGATGATGAGATTAATATTCAACCatgttaaaatatgaaattcagGACAATTATGATTGTAATAGAtggataaattattaattagtatgaAATGATATTATTAACTTATTAACCTATTTAGCGCTTGAGGACTCCTATtcgaattatttttaaattttttgtgaaGGACCCCCTATAATATGAAATCCTGGCTCCGCCACTGGGTGAGATTGACCTCTTCAAATAGCCTCCTCACTTTAAACTCTTCATTATGGGCTCCCTGTTTGGTTGGTGAACACCTTTACTTACACAACAAGGTTGATAATGCAAAGTACAcaacaaatccaaaaaagaaaagaaaagaaaagaaaaggttacTTTCAACAAAAGAGTCCCCAAAGAAGTAACATACTACTACCTTTGCCACCATGATCATGTCCGCAAATAATCCTGTAAAAATCTTCTGAGGAAtcagataaaagaaaaaaaaaatgccagAAAAGgaatttataaaacaaatggTGTAGTTTGACTTGAAATTGATCACGCCACGCACTTGGCATTGCCGTAAAAAAAGTTTTGTCTACAAAACTTTGTGAGGAAGGTCTAAGGTAAACAAATCAACCCACCACTCAACAAAGCAAAAGACCAAGTCAGCCAGGAGTCACAGAGAGTAAGAGAAGAGCTTCATCAAAAACTTCAAAGGCTGGTCagaaagaaagctcaaaacaATGGCCGATTCAAAAGTAGAGACGATCTCAAGACTTGCCCAATGGAGAATCGAGAATTTCGGGCCTTGCTCTTACAAAAGGTCCGATCCTTTCAAGCTCGGAATTTGGAATTGGTACTTCCTTCCCACAAAAACCATTTTTGCCCAactctcctttttctttgatttctttgttttctttgctgATACGGGTTCTGAAATTGAGTGTTTTTTGTTGGGTTATCAGGCATTTTTCTATAGAGAAGAATCGGTACCTCTACATTCGTTTGTTTCCAGAGCCATCTCGTGTGTCCAAAGAACAGCCTCCTCTTGCTCGCTTTGTTCTTAGAGTCTCCAGTTCCGGCCCTGGCCGCAGACCCTACATCTCTCCTGGTATgtctttctttgatttttacTTCAAGTTCAAACTTTTTGCTATGGTTTATAATTGTTGGCAATGGTTGTTTGAATGCATCACTTTTAGAAATGTGGTTAAAATTGTTCAAAGTTGTATAATATGCGTAGTTGGTCTGGTGCCCATCAGCTCAAAGTTGTATAACATGCAACTTGAAATGCTaaagtttgtttcttttccgATTGATGGGCTAACTGGTAGGCTGAATATATATCATCAATGTCTTCCATTGTTCATTTTGCTCTTGAAAGTTTGGTGATTTTTGTTCATATGGGAAATATTGAACTTacatatatttgttttggaagTCTCCAATATGATagccatttctttttctttttaaggaGAATGCACTGAGCAGTAATTCTGTTCCTGTAATGCTTCTCTGCTTCTTGTTACAGTTCATGAAAGACTGCTTCGCACAAGTGACGACTTTGTCTGGCCTGTTGATTCCACCTTCCTTGGTCGCTTCATCATTGATGTTGAGTTTCTTGACTTGAAGATATGCCCTTTAAATGTGAGTTCCATTACATAGTGTTTTTTGTGTTAGTTTCATTGCATAGTATTCTTTCTGGTACTTACATATGGGTATGGGTATgcgtgttttatgaatttttggtaTTAGAACAGAAGGATTTTAATTATTGCTGATTATCTCTCTCACTAGTGGACTGTGGGCCACAAAAACTTCATTAAATGGTGAAAAGTTATAATTTACAACtcaatgattttattttctttttgctttatcTTGAATTAAGTAACAAGTAGTGATATCTTGAGGACTTGATTTCTTACAATTATATTTTAGTGCAACCATGTGTCCTTACATCCTCTAAGAGTGGTCTCAGGGTGGGGAGGCGAGTCCTGTATGGCCTGCCGATGGATTGATGCAATCCGTATCAACCCAAAGCACTCTCCGATGCCTCTCTCGCATGCTTGATGAGGGCATCCATGCTGATGTCACTATCAACACTGCTGAAGGCACTTTAAGAGCTCACAAAGCAATTCTTTCTGCAACTTCTCCTGTGTTCCAAAGCATGTTCAATCACGACCTTAAGGAAAAAGAGTCCTCCACAATCCACATAAAAGACATGTCCCTGGAATCTTGTATGGCTCTTCTCAGTTACCTGTATGGAACCATTAAACAAGAGAATTTCTGGAAGCACCGGTTGGCACTTCTAGGTGCGGCGAACAAATATGACATTGCAGACCTAAAAGATGCCTGTGAGGAAAGCCTTCTGGAAGATATTAACTCCACAAATGTCCTTGCGAGATTGCAAGAGGCCTGGTTGTACCAGCTGAATATGCTGAAGAAAGGATGCTTGACGTACTTGTTTGATTTTGGCAAAATATACGATGTTAGAGACGAAGTAAACGACTTTTTCAGGCATGCAGACAGAGACTTGATGATGGAAATGTTTCAAGAGGTGCTTACTGTTTGGAAGCCTTTATAACTTTCTTTTTATGGAGTTCTTACTGTCATTTGCAGTCTGCTGATTGATAATTGTATATATAGTCTTTGGTTCAAGTATCCTCTGAGATCATCTGTGTGGTTTAATGGTGATGTTGTTCTCCTATGTATGATAAAAAAATTACGATCCCAGGTGACCTGTTTGGCATTCGGTTTCGAGTTCATATAGTATGTCATGCCCCATATCTCATGAGCATTATAAATTGCTTGTGTTGGTTTAAGTTCCAAACCCTACTTCTTTGCACATAAGAATCTATTGTACTTATAATTTTGCTGTTACATTGATGAAGGAATTAATATGTCTTACTagatgcttttcttttttttcggtCGTACTCATTAAACACTAACGTTTGGTAGTGGACTTGCTTTGATAGAGAGGGAGTAAGTTTTTATTGAGCACTCTTTTGAAAGTCATCatgtttatttgatttaatctTGATTCAGGTGTATTGGGGGAAATGTTTGTCTGATTAGACTACCCTGAAGCCTTGACAGGAGCCACATTGAGTCCATGAAGTGTATATTGTGAAACTTTCGGATGTTGGaataacaatagaaaatatgaatttaaagACAATAATAACTCTCAACAAAATTGtaataatcaaaatacaataacaaatttatttgaaattaaggTAAATCAATAAACACAAATAGAAATATTGACCACTTTAACGATAGAGGCTTGCAAGAATTGCAATGTTCTAAAGACAAATTTGACCCATGCTCTTGTGCATGCAGTTTTGTACATGTATCCATCTCCTAGGATTTAAAAATCGATAATTCTAAATTGAAGCACTTCAATT
The window above is part of the Prunus dulcis chromosome 1, ALMONDv2, whole genome shotgun sequence genome. Proteins encoded here:
- the LOC117638144 gene encoding BTB/POZ domain-containing protein At1g21780-like codes for the protein MADSKVETISRLAQWRIENFGPCSYKRSDPFKLGIWNWHFSIEKNRYLYIRLFPEPSRVSKEQPPLARFVLRVSSSGPGRRPYISPVHERLLRTSDDFVWPVDSTFLGRFIIDVEFLDLKICPLNGGEASPVWPADGLMQSVSTQSTLRCLSRMLDEGIHADVTINTAEGTLRAHKAILSATSPVFQSMFNHDLKEKESSTIHIKDMSLESCMALLSYLYGTIKQENFWKHRLALLGAANKYDIADLKDACEESLLEDINSTNVLARLQEAWLYQLNMLKKGCLTYLFDFGKIYDVRDEVNDFFRHADRDLMMEMFQEVLTVWKPL